From the Populus nigra chromosome 13, ddPopNigr1.1, whole genome shotgun sequence genome, the window GgtctttttattccttttttgcCTTTTGAGGTGTGATTTTAGGAATAGTTGGAATTGAAAGCGAAAAAAAGAGATGATTTtgttgaagaaattgaatattAGGGGTTCGATTTAGGGTTTTATGAATTGGGAATGGCGGGAGAATGGAAAGGGTGTATTGAAATGAGGGAGCGGGAATTGATTTGGGAAACGGATGCGTTGAGGtggatttatttatatatagaaattattaTGAAGGATAATCAAGGAAACATAGTTTATTcctcactttttaaaaaaaaaattatattttgagattatttagtaatacaataataattattttttaaaatttatttttaatattaatatattaaaataatttaaaaatattaaaaaaaaatcaattttttaaaaaatatttttgaaaggtaaaaataaacaaactttttattttctacatCAATTCAAactttcaatcaaataaaataactaaattatccTTCTATATATCATATCTGAAATTAAACTAAACAATAAATTGGATATTCTCTCTTCAAATCACGATTTATCTCGTTttcaaatattatgtttttctccATCGTCCCAACAATGGTTTCATGGATCTAGTGCATTTTGcttaatttgataattattaattatatttgtttttttttcaaaaccttaaaaaaaccttcaaattgatttcaaaactcattttttccttcaaaagcTTCAAGAAAATCCTGAATGATTCATATATTGTGATAATCCATTAATTACTAAACTCGTTGTTGGCTGGATGAAGAAACTCAAAGAAGCTTTTAATACATGTGGATCGCAAgacttttgatttgattttttttcagcgACGAATTCTTCCTGAAAGGCGATGAACAAGAAGAACAATATTGGCAGCAGCAACGACAAGAGGGAAGCAACATGCTAGGCGTTAATGGCTAAACTGTAGTGGAGATTGCTCGAGCAACCAAAGCTCTGGTTACTGGGCGAGACCCAGATAGAGCTAAGAAGAACAAGGGGAGCTGTGAGGTAAGCAAATTCCGAGCAGAGGAAGCAAATTCGAATGGTTGATCATATgtctaaatcaataattttaaacattgcTTTGTATTCATTTCAATTTATTCAACTCTTCCATTTGTCTTTCGTCGTTAGAATATAATggcttcaattatttttttgtgggcTTGCTGGAgatttaaagggaaaaaaaaataaattagccaTGAGATTTCATATTTAAACAAGGAAGGGGTTGCTGAGGAGGCCACTTTTGTTGTTTAGAAAGATGAGAGCTTTAGTCCAGGTAGATTTGTCGGGTTTGGGTTACTGGATTTCGGTGTTGGGTTACTGGATTTCGGTGTATATAccactgtattttttaaaattttatttttatttaaaataaatttttttatgtttttcaaattattttaatgtgataatgTTACTACGTTCTCAATtacattacaataaaaaaataaaaacttgtacaaataataagaatatatgCTCAATCAAGCTCTTTgcacttcaatattttatttatatttttttacttgagcaTATTACCAAACAGGTGAAAAAATATAGGCTAAACTCTTCTGTTAAAGTCAAACACCTTAACTGTCTTTATTGCAGCTTGAACATCATGAACGATCATCCTCGTTTCCAATCCCTTTCATTAACATTTATTAATACCTTGTAAATGCCTGCCAGATATTGTCTCTACCATTTGAACTTATCCAATCACCTTTCTCCACATGGCACAACAAAAATGCTAAGTGAAGGACATGCAGgagccttttattttataattgactCTCATAGTACTCTTATAAAATCATTTCAAGTTTGTTACtttgcaaaataataatttttaaaaacactttaagtTTATTACTctataaaataacactttaccattttataaaatcattttgagttcactattctataaaaataattatttttaaatgatttcatCACTCTATAAAATGATCAATTTTAAAGACATTTTGTGTTAGTCATTCTTAAATTAATGTGTTGAAAATACTTCGAGTTTGTTGCTTTATAAAATGatcatttagaaaaaataacttcgagttcattattttttaaaatattattttaaaaattatttcaagtttattattttttaaaataattattttgaaaaatactttgagcTATTcactctataaaattattattttaaaaattactttgatttCGTACTTTATACAATGACAGATTAAAAAACACTCCGAGTTCGTtctataaaatgattattttgaaaaacacttatattttatctcttaaaatgCTAGGTTCAATCTCTATGTGAAATCGAACCATAAAAGACTCCTGCAAATCTATGTCCGAGAAGAATCGCCTATGTAAATCTAAATTCCAAGCCAGTCTTTTAAGCTTTTATGAAGTGGGTAGCCTTTCATTCATTTAAGTCCACTTCAAGATTTAATGAGGTTGTTCACCTctcaatttgatcatttttaaaaaataaggttcATCACCTtttgattcaattaattttaaaaaattacaaggtAGGTTAactctcaatttcatcatcaatttaaaaattcttcagcggagtcaatatatatatatattttcttttatttataagcttactaaataaaatatatgaaaaatattttgcattaaCTTTATATCATATACATTATAAAGAGGGGTATATGTCATAATCTAAAccatgttttcaaaatatttttcaaagattaaaaaaataaaaaattcaaaaaatatatttttgacgaATTTCAACCATTCATATACTCATttcatgattattattttttttaccattttgcTTTTCAGATTCATGCTAgcaatttttttgaaagtccaaaatatttcaaaagaaaaaaaaacttaaagtgTAGGGTAAAATCTAAATTACATATAGGGAAATTGAGAGTTTCTAAATTTGAGCGGAGCCGGACCTGGACAAAGGAACCACAACTTccatggatgaaaaaaaaaaaaaaaatatatatatatatatattaaaattcaactcttaactatttttacttttggttttgttttgaagaataaataaattatatatacgCTATCCCTTTAAATATTACTAAATATATAAGTTCATCAAATTAAATAGCCAAGTTTTGCTCAATATATAAGGTACGTAGTTGATTGTGAAGGGAGTTGACTCGcctctaatattaaaaattatcccTTGAATCATGGATGATTAACCAATGAGagtatggaaaaaaatatttaaactttaatGTCTCATGGCTGATCTTCGGCTTGaaggtttctttgtttttttatgtaatattgAAGCTTAAGTTTTATATCATGTCATAAATGTTGTtttctaatgtattttttatttaaaaatatattaaaattatttttttaatatcagcatataaaaaataaatattaaatattattaatataaaactaaaaaattgaacCGGTAGATTTTGAACAAATCCGCATTGCTTGTAATATTGTGTAGGCTAAAATTGATTTCTCATATGATCATTGaaaagactatatatatatcaacaaaatacaatccataatataaatttcttcttctatattcttaattttaatgaagatttaatatatttttcctgCCTATTTTTTTCCCTCCCTAAAACTTTGACAGTACATTTTTTCCAAAGAAACAAACACACCCTATAATCCTACATATCAACCAAATTTTAAAACCTTTGGCCTCCAACAAGAAATAACcctccacccccacccccaAAATCACCTTGAGCGAATCGGTTCTTCCTCTATGGTCTCCAACAATGGCTTCTTCGACCTTGACATTGACATCCTATGGATAAACTCGTGAGCAGAAACATCTTCTATTCCCTCCAAACTCAGCCTTGGAGATTCATCGATATCATCTCTTTCCATATCTTGTGGAATCTCTACCTTTGATTTAGGCAAGACCCTCATGTTCCCTTTAGAAGCTCTTTTCATAACCGAGTTGGCAGTGACGAATAAAGCACCCATGTCACCAGCAGTGACCACAGAGTTCTTTTTACGCATTGGAAACATGACATACACGTCGGCCTTTCCAAGTTCATAATCTGCACCGAGAGGACAGAACCTGCTGCCTATTTTGAGGGACTTGGAGTTGACTATAAAGAAGTTTGGCGCCTCCAACATGAGCTCCGCTGCTTTTGTGGGTTGCTGGATCTTCTTGATTTCTCCTGTTGGGAGGATcacttttgttgattttgatgaGTTCTTGAGCCCTTGTGGGTTCGACAAGGTGCAGGAAACGTAGTTCCCCATCAAGAACGCTGAGCAGAATCAAGAATtcaagatattaatttaaagaagtttttttagcACTAGCAAGAGACACAAATCAACCCTTTTAAATACAGCACTTGAATCAATCAAATGGAAACAAGTTGAACTTCCTAGTTAAGGGTGAATCTTTCAAAGAGTAGTTAAGTTTGAGGGAGTAAACGGGAGTTttaagaatttgaagaagtaaAATGGATAGAGGGTTGAAGGGATGAAATTTGGAGAAAGTCTACGGGGGAGAAGAGTGAAAAGGATGGTTGTTTTGCGAGGGGTCGACGCCTTTATAGAGGGCAGAAGAAAAGtctaaataatcaaaacaaagaaaagagagggaaCCGTCGAAGATTCTAAGGACAGTTGTGTGTGTACACAGGTTGACATGGTATTGTATAATTTGCTTACGCGTtggagaaaaagaaggaaatagCCTCGAGCTTAAAATATTTGACAGGGAGGTGATCCAATAATTTTGCTTTTCTTGATACTTTATGATCTTTGCTGTATGTTAATGCGTGTTGAATTTGGAcccagattattttttattctaataattCCCTCAGCGGAGGAGAATTTCAGTTACTCTCCCAGAATATTTACCGAGCAATCTTTGGAAACAAATCGGGTTAGGAGATAAGAAATCAAGGGAAGATCATAAAGCAGTAAGATCGAGCTCATGAAGATCAGGGAATCAAAATTATAGGAGCATAACGTGAAGGGATTTAGCGAGAAAGTGGCGCAATCAAGGAGAAATATTAGGGACAATTAATTTAGGGATAtcgtttttttataattaattaattggaatATCATGATTTTGAAGCCAATATTGTTGGTTTAAATGGCTCCTAAATCCCTATGCTTCATGATATAgacaaagaaataaataaaaaatctacgATTAATTTTCCGCAGTGCACGAATAAAAGGCTTTCTTTTGTAATAcacctttctctttttttatataagtttttatacaaatatatttggtaattatttttcatgagatatcaattatttaaaattcataagATCCACAATTTATTTACCGTCTATGAATTGacaaattaattagttatatgAAAATTTAACATGAGAAGTTTGTTTGTagatcatttttcttcttaaataagCTATTGATAAGtgcacaaaattaaaaacaaaaaaagtttggACAGAACTATGACAGTTTGGGAAAGGGAAAGAATTTTTGTCCGAGATTGGACATCATTTATGTCCATTCTTGGAAAggaatattcttttttttacccTGCTAGAACACACGCCTCAACTACTTTTGAGCTGTCGAGAAGTTAAATCAGCGGTGCGCATAGCCCCCTGCGCGCACTTGCGCATCTCCACCCACACAGATTGTTTGCGCAGTGCAGAAGCTTCAGCATCTTCATCactataaattaatgaaaaaaaccaattactttattaataatatttattttttccccgTAAAATCACAAGAAGATACCTATAACTCTACGCACCATAAAATATTTGCAATATAACCCTTCATACTTCAcgaaataaaccaaaataattaaaatatataaatatctcTGAGATAAAATTTCCACTTTACACTTATTCATTCAACAAATTGacaatttgttattttcttcttttatatttactAATTTAAACACCAAGTaagtttaaagataaaaaaacacatgcttCAACCTCTGTCTCTGTTTGGTATTGCGTTTCAAATAGaaattaggtaaaattaaaatttattttgtttaaaatttatttttttatattttcaaattatttaaatgtattaatatcaaaaataattttaaaaaaataaaaaatatattattttaatatttttcagacaaaaaatactttaaaaatataaccatTATCACATTTTAAAACATCTTATAAGTCACAGCTATGAAaagttaaatcaaattttaaagttttcatATATTCATCAAGGCCGGTCTGCTAtgtatatgaaatatttttaatctcaaaaaatttgatataatgGTTACAATgacatgttttcttttatttattgactTCGTAGATTTAAATCTCGAAACTAGCACACCATGAAATGTATCGAATTCATCTGAACGTATGATAGAGGAGATGcccttaaaaaatcattttagtagGGGATTTAGCTTTGATCAATGTATGAACTAGTTAAAAAATACCCTTTGTtttcgaataaaaaatattaaaagtgtcTAAATCTCAACAATTGTTCCAAACTTTCTACAGCCGAACATTTCTTCGAAATAACTGAAGTAGAGCAATGTTGCTATAGCACTCAAGACTAGCATttaccccaaaaaaaaaatgaaatgaaacgaAAATGAGCACCGATTTCATGTGATACACCCGGTTTCCTcgagttttccttttatttcctCAAAGTCAGCTTTTTATATCACAAGTCAGCTTTGCTTAATGTTtgcgattattattattattatatatatatatataaattatttccaCTACAATGAGTTAGTGTACATGTCTTTGTCGGTGTGGTCGCCCTTATAGCCAATCCACCGCAAGAATGTTGCAGCTCGTCGTCCTATGCAGATAGGGAGATAGAGGCGCAGTAGTTTTCTGTGATTTTtaagaatatgtttattttttaaaaaatattaaattaatattttaaaaaatattacctgattattttgatatattaatataaaaataaaaaaaatatttttgcagaGTATCATCGCCACCATAACAAACACGAAATTAAAGTTCTTTGCTACTTTTCAATTagactttaattatttttatatttcttgatGGTGAGGCAACCTTTCACATTCCTTGCAACTCTTAGACAccattaattattgtttatgtatttcaattaatttattgcTAGTGAGTTCCATTAACACCCTACTGTCCTTTGTGATGGATTACTCTCGCCAcgtaacattttaaaatatattttttaaatgtattaaaataatatattttttatttttttaaaaaaattatttttgatactaatgtattaaaataatttcaaaacataaaaatattaatttaaaataaaaaaataatttttaaaatttttataaaaatatttttaaaacataaaaatatttaccaTGGTGAACTCGCTGCTCGCTGGCCACTGGGAATAAGACTTTTATGACTTTCCTCGTATGAGGTTCACATAAAATCATTTCGGCAGCCCCATCATATCATATAGAACCGTTTACTTGATTTGAGGTAGCAGATCCCAGGTTACAAGATGCTTTACAAGATCACCAATGTTATCAAAACCTGGGGATAATGGGTGGGTGCAATTTTGTTATTGGATTAAGATGATGTGGtggccattaaaaaaaatattttttaaatagctttgtaaaagtttcaattcagactcttttttattttaataaaatattgattttatcagTACAATTTAGAGAATGTTTCGAGCAAATGTAATTGCCGGCATACAGAGTTTTGATGAAGATGTAAAAGgtccattatttatttatttttatataattaaacaatgtttatgtttttcgACAGCAGGAGCACTAGATGTGCTTGAATCATCCGTTGAAATTTATTGTGTGCACATGAATTCTGCTCAAAATCAAAGTAATAAAACCTGTCCTGTAAGTAAGTAGTCTCTGGCTACGATTTGATGGATTATTTTGAGTtggtttgaattaattaaaatgatattattttatttttttatttaaaaatatattaaaataatatatattttaaatattaacatattaaaataatttaaaaatataaaaaattaatttaaaataaaaaatttaaaatttttaaaaacactgttTTTTCTGCTAAAACAAAGATAAACTGAGCCAAAAACATTTGATTGGCGCTATCTATATAAGATTTAAGAATGAAAAAGATTTGGTGTGTTGAGTAATCtacaaatcaataataaattgtattaaattagataaataaaccaaaatgtAATTACCCACGGAGTTTGTATCTATGTTTTCCAAATTTTAATTAtcttcaatctaaaaataaaaataaaaataaaaaaatcatttcactTTGATAAAGGTTTAGCCCTTGAAGCCCATGATTTTTTCTTGGAGCAATATGTTTCTACAGGGAAACATGGGCCTTAGAAGCCTCATTGTTCTAAGAGGTTGGATATTTGACCCAATAAGCCTACTGAAAAGTGAAAACCATTGACAGATTCATTAGAGCCACCAAAGAATAAATAATTCCTTAAGGTCCACAAAAAGACTCTGAAATGGCTGGCAGAAGCAGCCGCCATCAATAATTCACATCCGTAGTCTACTTGCCTACGGATTTTTCACAAACAAAGACCCCTCCCTCCCTAGCTTAGCTCTCTCCCCTGTCCTCTCTTCACCACCATTTCTTGCTTTACTTCCATTTCCTCCTTGCTTCTTGTTGCTAATTAAGACCCACAATTTAAATTTCCcgcaaatagaaaacaaaaaaagctaTGGCCGAGGCAGTTACTTCTGCACTTGTTAGCATCATCTTGGGGAACTTGAACACACTTGTGCATGAAGAGCTTGGACTTGTTTTTGGCATCCAGACCGAGTTTGAGAAACTCAAGCGCACCTTCATGACGGTTCAAGCTGTCCTCAGGGATGCTGAGGAGAAGCAGTGGAAAGATGAGGCCATCAGGACTTGGCTGAAACACCTCAAAGATGCTGCCTATGATGCTGATGATGTGCTGGATGAGTTCGCTATTGAAGCTCAGAGGCGCAGACAGCAAGGGGGTCTTAAAAACCGAGTAAGgtctttgttttctcttcatcAGAATCCACTTGTTTTT encodes:
- the LOC133670344 gene encoding uncharacterized protein LOC133670344, producing MGNYVSCTLSNPQGLKNSSKSTKVILPTGEIKKIQQPTKAAELMLEAPNFFIVNSKSLKIGSRFCPLGADYELGKADVYVMFPMRKKNSVVTAGDMGALFVTANSVMKRASKGNMRVLPKSKVEIPQDMERDDIDESPRLSLEGIEDVSAHEFIHRMSMSRSKKPLLETIEEEPIRSR